In Rosa chinensis cultivar Old Blush chromosome 1, RchiOBHm-V2, whole genome shotgun sequence, a genomic segment contains:
- the LOC112190880 gene encoding putative disease resistance protein At3g14460: MGGLGKTTLAGRVFNDVAMEQFNLKIWVSVSDNFDLHTVTRAIFKEVTSRPCDMDEFSRLQDNLSKKIDGKRFLIVLDDVWRTCGYDSWTKLQAPFRGGAKGSKIMVTTRDEKVAILMGAPAGDVYHLKTLSEEDCLQVFEQHVSNDRPPNYDLLKKKIVTNCNGLPLAAKTLGGVLRCNKTDKWEEILNDKLWSISDGSNILPVLRLSYHYLPSPLKRCFAYCSILPNDYEFGKTQLILLWMAEGFLEQTEGTKGMEDIGDEYFGELLSRSLFQTSGKNSSCYVMHDLVGDLARWAAADTFCRLEDKLHGRCSAKTHHLAYISSKFDGVKRFETFSEAKRLRTFLPLPVSGGYENYLTHYATSDLLPQLKYLRVLSFNGYKLTEVPNSVGKLRHLRYLDLSHTLITCLPESTCMLYNLQTLILENCSKLKTLPSNMSNLSNLRHLNNSNMPSLEEMPPKVSRLAHLRTLPNFVVGKGSASGIGEIQSLHLRGTLSVVRLENVIDVGDAKMAQIMNKEGLEILQLEWSGTSEKELEVLCSLEPHKKLKELTIKGYNGFEFSKWIGHPSFSDMTSVKLENCKNCRFLPPLGQLPFLKKLQIQGLANVESVGAEFYGECSLPFPVLEVLRFEDMQNWKEWLPCKRDEEIRVFPCMEDLLIFSCPKLKGWLPKNMDSLSQMYIAECEELVVSIANYKHLRMLIIHGCKRVVHRSGVKFELLEAMGLYNISEFRLEIDGFIRGLPKLQGLWITGCEELTCLWENEDRWLQRRISNIIGGNISDSPSHFILELRALGVLELTGCSNLISFPDASWPPCLEFVKMVSCNSLTHFVRYQVPPSIRRIEIEKCQNLKLLVKDAWELESCLEDLKITECASLTSLSGNGGRLPRTLKYLDLSDCERLESIIKTFHEDTCLEKLCILRCANLKSLPEGLCHLSALRMLWIEECGSLVSFPRGGWPSNLACLSISICAQLEALPRGMDNLSSLQILLLRYCGGLASILKEGFPPNLINLEIGHPESCNPLSEWGLHHLDRLTSLETFSIFSVNPDVVSFPPKEVLLPKSLIKLDIAGFPNLKRLSSSFQSLTSLESLEILGCPKLASIIPEQGDHLPPSLTQLRIREGCPLLTKKYKPGKGRHWPKQIAHIPYVYVGGCDDEAEAEAEADRRA; the protein is encoded by the coding sequence ATGGGTGGACTCGGCAAGACAACGCTTGCGGGACGAGTCTTCAATGATGTAGCAATGGAACAGTTTAATCTCAAGATCTGGGTTTCAGTATCCGATAACTTTGATCTTCACACGGTGACGAGAGCTATTTTTAAGGAAGTTACATCTCGGCCTTGTGATATGGATGAGTTCAGTCGACTTCAAGATAATCTGAGCAAGAAGATCGATGGTAAAAGGTTTTTGATTGTTTTAGATGATGTCTGGAGAACTTGTGGTTATGATTCATGGACAAAACTGCAAGCGCCCTTCCGTGGGGGAGCTAAGGGAAGTAAGATAATGGTGACAACACGTGACGAAAAAGTTGCAATATTGATGGGAGCCCCAGCCGGTGATGTTTATCACTTAAAGACTCTATCAGAAGAAGATTGTTTGCAAGTATTTGAGCAGCATGTTAGCAACGACAGGCCACCGAATTATGACTTGCTTAAGAAGAAAATTGTAACAAACTGCAATGGATTGCCATTGGCtgcaaaaactcttggtggCGTTTTACGTTGTAACAAAACTGACAAGTGGGAGGAAATACTGAATGATAAATTATGGAGTATATCAGATGGGAGTAATATACTCCCAGTACTCAGATTGAGTTATCATTATCTCCCTTCACCTTTGAAGAGGTGCTTTGCCTATTGCTCAATACTTCCCAATGACTATGAATTTGGGAAAACCCAATTAATCCTTCTGTGGATGGCAGAGGGTTTCCTTGAGCAAACAGAAGGGACTAAAGGAATGGAAGATATCGGTGACGAATATTTTGGGGAGCTATTGTCTCGGTCATTATTTCAAACCTCGGGCAAAAACAGTTCATGCTATGTAATGCATGACCTTGTTGGTGACTTGGCACGATGGGCTGCTGCAGACACATTTTGCAGATTGGAGGATAAACTGCATGGTAGATGTTCTGCAAAGACTCACCATCTGGCTTACATTTCTAGTAAGTTCGATGGGGTAAAAAGATTTGAGACATTTTCTGAAGCCAAACGCTTGCGGACTTTCCTACCACTTCCTGTTTCCGGTGGTTATGAGAATTATCTAACTCATTATGCTACTTCTGATTTATTGCCACAATTGAAGTACTTGCGGGTGCTCTCCTTCAATGGCTATAAACTGACCGAGGTGCCAAATTCCGTAGGTAAGTTGAGACATCTACGGTACCTTGATCTTTCTCACACATTAATAACGTGTTTGCCTGAGTCAACATGCATGCTTTACAACTTACAGACGTTAATATTAGAGAATTGTTCAAAATTGAAGACACTACCTTCAAACATGAGCAATTTATCTAATTTACGTCATCTCAACAATTCAAACATGCCATCATTGGAAGAAATGCCTCCCAAAGTAAGTCGGTTGGCTCATCTGCGAACTTTGCCTAATTTTGTGGTGGGGAAAGGTAGTGCATCAGGGATTGGAGAGATACAGTCATTGCATCTTCGTGGGACCTTGAGTGTTGTCAGATTGGAAAATGTGATTGATGTTGGGGATGCGAAGATGGCTCAAATAATGAACAAGGAAGGGCTGGAAATCTTGCAATTGGAATGGAGCGGCACAAGCGAGAAGGAGTTGGAGGTGCTGTGCAGTTTAGAACCTCATAAAAAGCTTAAGGAGTTGACCATCAAGGGCTACAATGGTTTCGAATTTTCAAAATGGATTGGACATCCTTCATTCTCTGATATGACGTCTGTGAAATTGGAGAATTGTAAAAACTGTCGATTCTTACCTCCTCTTGGCCAATTACCTTTTCTGAAAAAACTTCAGATACAAGGACTGGCCAATGTTGAAAGTGTGGGTGCTGAGTTTTATGGAGAGTGCAGCTTGCCTTTTCCAGTGTTGGAAGTCCTGAGGTTCGAGGATATGCAAAATTGGAAGGAGTGGCTTCCTTGCAAAAGAGATGAAGAAATTCGAGTTTTCCCATGCATGGAAGATCTTTTAATCTTTAGTTGCCCCAAATTGAAAGGTTGGTTGCCCAAGAACATGGATTCATTATCACAGATGTATATTGCTGAATGTGAAGAGTTAGTGGTTTCAATAGCCAATTATAAACATCTTCGTATGCTGATCATCCACGGTTGTAAAAGGGTGGTGCACAGAAGTGGAGTTAAGTTTGAGTTACTGGAGGCCATGGGGCTTTATAATATTTCAGAGTTCAGACTCGAAATAGACGGGTTCATCAGAGGATTgccaaagcttcaaggattgTGGATTACTGGTTGTGAAGAGTTGACATGTTTATGGGAGAATGAGGATAGGTGGCTGCAGCGTCGAATTTCCAATATTATTGGAGGCAACATATCTGACTCCCCCTCTCACTTTATTCTAGAGCTAAGAGCACTCGGTGTACTTGAGTTAACTGGATGCTCAAATCTAATTTCTTTTCCAGACGCTAGTTGGCCACCTTGCCTTGAATTTGTAAAGATGGTGTCGTGTAATTCTTTGACGCATTTCGTAAGGTATCAagtaccgccaagcataagaaGAATAGAGatagaaaaatgtcaaaatttgaAACTATTAGTGAAGGATGCTTGGGAGCTAGAGAGTTGTCTGGAGGACTTGAAGATAACAGAGTGTGCATCTTTGACATCCTTATCAGGGAATGGAGGCCGACTACCCAGAACGCTCAAATATCTCGATTTAAGTGACTGTGAGCGATTGGAGTCAATAATAAAAACATTCCACGAGGACACTTGTCTTGAAAAACTCTGTATCCTAAGGTGTGCAAATCTCAAATCCTTACCAGAGGGGCTATGCCATCTCTCCGCTCTTCGCATGTTATGGATAGAGGAATGTGGAAGTCTCGTTTCCTTCCCAAGAGGAGGGTGGCCATCCAACCTGGCATGCTTGTCTATCTCCATTTGTGCTCAATTGGAAGCCCTCCCCAGAGGCATGGACAACCTCAGCTCTCTTCAGATTTTGTTGTTGAGATACTGTGGAGGTTTGGCATCCATTCTAAAAGAGGGTTTCCCACCCAACCTAATTAATCTGGAAATTGGCCATCCCGAAAGCTGCAATCCTCTCTCAGAGTGGGGGCTTCACCACTTGGACAGACTCACCTCTCTTGAAACCTTTTCTATCTTCAGTGTCAATCCAGATGTGGTGTCCTTTCCGCCAAAGGAGGTGCTGCTCCCTAAATCTCTCATTAAACTCGACATTGCAGGCTTCCCAAATCTGAAGCGCCTGTCATCATCTTTTCAATCACTCACCTCTCTTGAATCCCTTGAAATTCTTGGATGCCCAAAGCTAGCATCTATTATTCCAGAACAAGGGGATCATCTGCCTCCTTCACTTACACAGCTTCGCATCCGTGAGGGCTGTCCACTGCTcacaaagaaatacaaaccaGGTAAAGGACGACACTGGCCCAAACAAATTGCCCACATCCCTTACGTTTATGTTGGAGGCTGCGATGACGAAGCCGAAGCCGAAGCCGAAGCCGACCGCCGGGCATAG